A region from the Candidatus Electrothrix scaldis genome encodes:
- a CDS encoding universal stress protein — protein sequence MNPTKVMNTSKVIALATDGSSSTDGAVQEAIFLAQSCRARIVVLHVIPIDSGSATAIHASTSSSLLESKKYLKRLKTLTDDNEIPCEIIIEESYQPDKAIVELSYKHQADLLIMGRNSRQGLRKLLAGSMTSKVIGRGFPKVLVVPKDFTIGGDKVLLAIDGSEASEAAADEIIDMGIHCTNLKEVYALSVTRSEDGLAEARALAEAACNRGKEKAPRVIFHPMSLAGRPAADLISQTAAEKQVDMILIGGHGKGLTKLLMGHVTEKVIGKAHCAVLVIEKKKEDGYIPEDNE from the coding sequence ATGAACCCCACAAAAGTTATGAATACATCCAAGGTCATTGCCCTGGCGACAGACGGTTCTTCCTCTACAGACGGAGCCGTACAGGAGGCTATTTTCCTGGCCCAGTCATGCAGAGCAAGAATTGTGGTCCTGCACGTCATTCCAATTGATTCTGGATCAGCAACTGCAATTCACGCCTCAACGTCGTCCAGCCTCCTGGAAAGCAAAAAATACCTAAAGAGGCTCAAAACACTTACTGATGATAACGAAATCCCCTGTGAGATTATCATTGAAGAGTCCTACCAGCCTGACAAAGCTATCGTTGAATTGAGCTATAAACACCAGGCTGATCTCCTGATCATGGGACGAAATAGCAGGCAAGGCTTGCGGAAATTGCTGGCAGGAAGTATGACCTCCAAGGTGATTGGTCGAGGCTTTCCCAAAGTCCTGGTTGTGCCCAAAGACTTTACCATTGGTGGAGATAAGGTTCTTCTTGCCATTGACGGCTCAGAAGCCAGCGAGGCTGCTGCGGATGAAATTATTGATATGGGCATTCATTGTACCAATCTGAAAGAAGTCTATGCCCTGTCAGTCACTCGTTCGGAAGACGGGCTTGCAGAAGCCAGAGCACTGGCGGAGGCGGCCTGCAACAGGGGAAAAGAAAAAGCGCCACGGGTCATCTTTCATCCAATGTCCTTAGCAGGAAGACCAGCTGCCGACCTCATTAGCCAGACAGCTGCGGAAAAGCAAGTAGATATGATCTTGATCGGTGGTCACGGCAAGGGGCTCACGAAGCTTCTTATGGGGCACGTGACAGAAAAGGTTATTGGAAAAGCGCACTGTGCAGTACTAGTTATTGAAAAGAAAAAAGAAGATGGATATATTCCAGAGGACAATGAGTAG
- a CDS encoding universal stress protein yields the protein MTKHNARLLGEAEVIALATDGSSYTEGAVQETIFLAQGCGAKIVILHVISVGSGSTTGPRASAVKVPQEISDYLDNIKKMADDHGITCDIVIEQSYYSPEKTIVDLAYKHNADVLIMGRHGKRGLIKLLVGGMTSKVIGQGFPQTLVVPSHATVQGEKILVATDGSESGQAATETAISMGQNCTTLKEIYILSVADSEDELEASQERVETVCAKGQEMAPRPTFHPIALVGKPSADVIAQTAEEKQVDMILVGGHGKGLSKMLMGHVTEKVIGKAHCAVLVIEKKEVEEETQEDASENSE from the coding sequence ATGACAAAGCATAATGCACGACTGCTGGGCGAAGCTGAAGTTATCGCTCTTGCTACAGACGGTTCTTCGTACACAGAAGGAGCAGTACAGGAAACTATTTTCTTAGCTCAGGGATGTGGGGCAAAAATTGTTATTCTGCATGTGATCTCGGTTGGTTCAGGATCAACAACAGGACCGCGAGCCTCTGCCGTCAAGGTACCGCAGGAGATCTCTGATTATCTGGACAACATCAAAAAGATGGCTGATGATCACGGGATTACCTGCGATATTGTCATTGAGCAGTCCTACTACAGCCCGGAAAAAACCATTGTCGATTTGGCGTATAAACATAATGCCGATGTCCTTATTATGGGGCGTCACGGCAAAAGGGGCCTGATCAAGCTCCTGGTAGGCGGTATGACCTCCAAAGTTATTGGCCAGGGTTTCCCTCAGACGCTCGTTGTGCCCTCCCATGCGACTGTTCAAGGAGAAAAAATTCTGGTCGCAACCGATGGATCTGAATCAGGTCAGGCAGCGACAGAAACAGCTATCAGCATGGGGCAAAACTGCACCACGCTCAAAGAGATCTATATACTTTCTGTAGCTGATTCTGAAGATGAACTCGAAGCATCTCAGGAAAGGGTGGAAACGGTTTGCGCAAAAGGACAGGAGATGGCTCCACGTCCCACCTTTCATCCCATCGCCTTAGTTGGTAAACCGTCTGCCGATGTTATTGCTCAGACAGCAGAAGAAAAGCAGGTGGATATGATCTTGGTCGGTGGGCACGGCAAAGGACTCAGCAAAATGCTGATGGGGCATGTCACGGAAAAAGTCATTGGCAAGGCCCATTGTGCGGTGCTGGTGATTGAGAAGAAAGAGGTTGAGGAAGAGACTCAGGAGGATGCCTCTGAGAACAGCGAATAA
- a CDS encoding phospholipase D-like domain-containing protein, protein MKILDSNNDLESTLKTFSNRKIQIVTAFASGTEDLLGTLVANGNRVEIIIGTINSFSSPKLIEYCQNNADEQLMTYVDFRYESSVHWKLYLVDPNIVIIGSANFTVTGVRLERDIMTVVKNESLYHEYKAKIEGLKNKQHIVNVSDSKIFVKYFNEYRKKHKNMQKSLTRASQHKTLATWLKDEANQIVSLFVWERDHPEEEKKKAYSLVEQSDLEVTREDIKEFFTLECGKNKLPYEGGEVVLTAKDTGAYIQFQSFDLILYDKGIHYIYSFKKKRYKYPFKIDEIKVQLKEIIQEHYEKGITEINRNELIGLLGKC, encoded by the coding sequence ATGAAAATACTAGATTCAAACAACGATTTAGAATCAACTCTAAAAACCTTTTCAAATCGAAAAATACAAATTGTTACGGCATTTGCGAGCGGAACTGAGGATCTGCTCGGAACACTGGTGGCAAACGGAAATCGTGTCGAAATAATAATAGGGACAATAAATTCTTTTAGTTCACCGAAACTCATTGAGTATTGCCAAAATAATGCTGACGAACAATTGATGACTTATGTTGACTTTAGATATGAGTCGAGTGTGCATTGGAAATTGTATTTAGTTGATCCAAATATTGTCATTATAGGAAGTGCAAATTTTACAGTAACTGGAGTTCGTCTAGAGCGAGATATAATGACTGTTGTAAAAAATGAGTCATTATATCATGAATACAAAGCAAAGATCGAAGGGTTGAAGAATAAACAACACATTGTTAATGTTTCTGATTCAAAGATATTCGTAAAATATTTTAATGAATATAGAAAAAAACATAAAAATATGCAGAAATCATTGACTAGGGCTAGTCAACACAAAACCCTCGCGACTTGGCTCAAGGATGAAGCAAATCAAATCGTATCATTATTTGTTTGGGAGAGAGATCACCCCGAGGAAGAAAAGAAGAAAGCATATAGTCTCGTAGAGCAATCAGATCTTGAGGTTACGCGAGAAGATATCAAAGAATTTTTTACATTGGAATGTGGAAAAAATAAGTTGCCTTATGAAGGGGGAGAGGTTGTTTTAACTGCAAAAGATACAGGAGCATACATACAATTCCAATCGTTTGATCTAATCCTATATGATAAAGGAATTCACTATATCTACTCATTTAAGAAAAAAAGGTATAAATATCCATTTAAAATTGATGAGATAAAGGTACAGTTAAAAGAAATAATTCAAGAGCATTACGAGAAAGGCATTACTGAGATTAACCGTAATGAACTCATAGGGCTTTTGGGTAAATGTTAA
- a CDS encoding acyl-CoA dehydratase activase produces the protein MYIGVDLGSRTVKMAVWDGECLVDHRIVESGFEPHRQAEKMIADFRADKVVATGYGRHLAAEHFADQVITEIKAHALGIRHHLPDCTTIVDVGGQDSKVITLNAQGKVAHFQMNDKCAAGTGRFLEIMAASLAYPLAEFGQAALAAEQEVQINSMCTVFAESEVISMKNRGVPREQIARAVHSSVVTRLIAMLSRTGYGETVAFSGGVANNPCMVQMLQERLGDTQVLVPEFPDIIGAFGAALAATG, from the coding sequence ATGTACATCGGTGTTGATCTCGGTTCCCGGACCGTGAAAATGGCGGTTTGGGATGGGGAATGCTTGGTGGATCATCGGATTGTTGAATCCGGCTTTGAGCCCCATCGACAAGCAGAAAAGATGATTGCCGATTTTCGGGCAGATAAGGTAGTTGCCACTGGTTATGGGCGCCATCTTGCTGCTGAGCATTTTGCCGACCAGGTCATCACCGAAATCAAGGCCCATGCCTTGGGTATTCGTCATCACCTGCCCGACTGCACCACCATCGTTGATGTGGGCGGGCAGGATTCCAAGGTCATCACCCTGAATGCTCAGGGCAAGGTGGCTCATTTTCAGATGAACGATAAATGCGCTGCTGGTACTGGGCGTTTTTTAGAGATTATGGCTGCTTCTCTTGCTTATCCGTTAGCGGAGTTCGGCCAAGCGGCCCTTGCTGCGGAGCAGGAGGTGCAGATCAACTCCATGTGTACGGTCTTTGCCGAGTCTGAGGTGATCTCCATGAAAAACCGAGGTGTTCCTCGTGAGCAGATTGCGCGGGCCGTGCATAGTTCTGTGGTTACTCGTCTGATCGCCATGCTTTCACGCACTGGTTACGGTGAGACTGTGGCCTTTTCCGGTGGGGTGGCTAATAATCCCTGTATGGTGCAAATGCTCCAGGAGCGGCTCGGTGACACCCAGGTGCTGGTGCCGGAGTTCCCGGATATCATTGGGGCCTTTGGCGCGGCGTTGGCGGCTACAGGGTGA
- a CDS encoding double-cubane-cluster-containing anaerobic reductase — protein sequence MSDFEVKAYPELWQSLDVDVERFDKARKMLGDVYAQAFLSQENRPKAMAYFDEMIAELHGGRIKELVEAKAEGKPVVGTFCVYIPEEIVLAAGGICIGLCGGSQGSVPDAEKTLPRNICPMVKSAYGFKAGRICPYFQVADFLYGETTCDAKKKTWELLDRLIPTHVMEIPQTKKPQSIALWHEEVKAFKVKMEETTGKEITEADLAAAIKLMNNKRKALQRLNNLRHHNPSPISGKDGLLIEQIAFYDDPVRFTERLNALCDELDERVAQQVTVQGQKSARVMVAGSPMALPNWKVHNLVEGAGAVIVNEESCIGTRYFKDLIDESVTGMDNMLAALTDRYKEIDCSCFTPNNERIDQVVKEFRESGAQGIINYSLQFCHTYNIEEVRIREACDKEGIPYLSLESDYSPEDMGQMQTRIEAFLEQLSD from the coding sequence ATGAGTGATTTTGAAGTCAAGGCCTACCCGGAGCTGTGGCAATCTCTGGACGTGGATGTGGAGCGTTTTGACAAGGCCCGCAAGATGCTGGGTGATGTCTATGCGCAAGCCTTCCTCAGCCAGGAGAATCGTCCCAAGGCTATGGCCTATTTTGATGAGATGATCGCTGAGTTACACGGCGGGCGGATCAAGGAATTGGTGGAGGCTAAAGCCGAGGGAAAACCGGTAGTCGGTACCTTCTGTGTCTACATCCCGGAAGAGATTGTTCTTGCTGCGGGTGGTATATGCATTGGGCTCTGCGGTGGTTCGCAGGGCTCGGTGCCGGATGCAGAAAAGACCCTGCCTCGTAACATCTGCCCGATGGTCAAGTCAGCCTATGGTTTTAAGGCTGGCCGAATCTGTCCCTATTTTCAGGTAGCAGATTTTCTCTATGGCGAGACCACCTGTGATGCCAAGAAAAAGACCTGGGAATTGCTGGATCGTCTGATCCCCACCCATGTGATGGAGATTCCCCAGACCAAGAAGCCGCAGAGCATTGCGCTCTGGCATGAAGAGGTCAAGGCCTTTAAGGTTAAGATGGAAGAGACCACGGGCAAGGAAATAACCGAGGCTGATCTGGCGGCGGCGATTAAATTGATGAATAATAAGCGCAAGGCATTGCAACGGTTGAACAACCTGCGTCATCATAATCCTTCCCCGATTTCCGGTAAAGACGGCCTGCTCATTGAGCAGATCGCCTTTTATGATGATCCGGTTCGCTTTACCGAGAGGCTCAACGCCCTCTGCGATGAGCTGGACGAGCGGGTCGCGCAGCAGGTGACGGTCCAGGGACAGAAGAGCGCCCGGGTGATGGTCGCTGGTTCGCCAATGGCCCTGCCCAACTGGAAGGTGCATAACCTGGTGGAAGGGGCAGGGGCGGTAATCGTTAACGAGGAATCCTGCATAGGTACCCGTTATTTCAAGGACCTGATCGATGAGTCTGTCACTGGTATGGATAATATGCTGGCCGCGCTCACTGATCGTTACAAGGAAATTGATTGCTCCTGCTTTACCCCCAATAACGAGCGGATTGACCAGGTGGTCAAGGAGTTCCGTGAGTCCGGGGCCCAGGGAATTATCAACTACTCTCTCCAGTTCTGCCATACCTATAATATCGAGGAAGTACGGATCCGCGAGGCCTGTGATAAGGAAGGAATTCCCTATCTCTCGCTGGAATCTGATTATTCCCCCGAGGATATGGGGCAGATGCAGACTCGGATTGAGGCCTTTTTGGAACAGCTGAGTGACTAA
- a CDS encoding IscA/HesB family protein → MIEVTESAIANIKEYLGQQNIESSVRIFLMSGGCSGPSLGLALDEAKENDLSFEQEGVSFLVEKALTETCGAIKVDYLESSSGCGCSGGGFSITSEKPLAGGGDGGSCGCSCNGSCG, encoded by the coding sequence ATGATTGAAGTAACAGAATCAGCAATTGCAAACATCAAGGAATACTTGGGGCAGCAGAATATTGAGTCCTCTGTACGCATCTTTCTGATGTCCGGTGGATGTTCAGGACCCAGCCTGGGATTGGCCCTTGATGAGGCCAAGGAAAATGACCTGAGCTTTGAGCAGGAAGGCGTGAGCTTTCTGGTAGAAAAGGCCCTTACAGAAACCTGTGGAGCTATCAAGGTAGATTATCTTGAGTCCAGCAGCGGCTGTGGTTGTTCCGGTGGTGGTTTCAGTATCACCAGCGAAAAACCGTTGGCAGGAGGAGGCGATGGCGGTTCCTGCGGTTGTTCCTGCAACGGTTCCTGCGGTTGA
- a CDS encoding NINE protein: MSKRDTHSVTIGYILWIFGFMGMHRFYYGKPISGTIYFFTLGLLGIGWIVDLFLIPGMDSEADLRFAPGPIDYNLCWIFLVFLGAFGIHRMYMGKWVSGIIYLFTVGLFGLGILYDLWTLNDQITLVNKS; this comes from the coding sequence ATGAGTAAGCGTGACACGCATAGTGTAACAATAGGATACATTCTCTGGATTTTTGGTTTCATGGGAATGCATCGCTTTTATTACGGCAAACCGATTTCCGGTACCATTTATTTTTTCACCCTGGGGCTGCTCGGTATTGGTTGGATTGTTGATCTTTTTCTGATTCCCGGCATGGATAGTGAGGCTGATCTGCGCTTTGCTCCTGGTCCTATAGATTACAACCTCTGCTGGATTTTCCTGGTTTTTTTGGGTGCCTTTGGGATCCACCGTATGTACATGGGAAAATGGGTGAGCGGGATTATCTACCTTTTCACTGTAGGGCTGTTCGGTTTAGGTATTCTCTATGATCTCTGGACACTCAATGATCAGATTACTCTTGTGAATAAAAGTTAG
- a CDS encoding NAD-dependent malic enzyme, with protein MSETSSLFKYDEYGNTREIYVYASGLSLHSDPFINRGTAFTNDERQRLGLIAMLPPAVRSLEEQVENSRIKVEAKDSDIERFVYIRSLFDRNVTLAHALIKSDISRYMSIIYTPTVGYACQQYSSMFRSANGLHFHPGNIDQAENVLRRFQQRDIRVAVVTDNHGILGLGDQGAGGIAICLGKLMLYTQGAGIAPWHCLPISLDVGTNNEALLNDHEYLGWRHKRIAGDQYIDFIQRFARAFRNVFPSALCQWEDFSKQNAFAIRDTFLHDMISFNDDIQGTGSVALAAIYTAMRIKQEKLSQQKFLIHGAGAGGIGIAEQIMIALCAEGLSEEEARRQIFTLDSKGLITTDRELLPYKQKFAQDPAALEWLREEKDGALENVVKQAGITVLIGTSGQPGCFSKEVVTALLEHTERPVVMPLSNPTDHAEAVPADIYNWTRGLALVGTGSPFPDVLYEGRAFFVAQANNVFIFPGVGLGTLMAGSRAVLPEFFTAAASAVSSCVSLDAMRDGALLPPVTDLSKISIKVAQAVGEAAIAAGVSRPCAFSTFQHNNDPVRLQKLIRNFRWQPAYLPLVAM; from the coding sequence ATGTCGGAGACTTCCTCCCTGTTCAAATACGATGAATACGGCAACACCCGCGAGATCTATGTCTACGCCAGCGGGCTCAGCCTTCATTCAGACCCTTTTATTAACCGGGGAACTGCTTTTACTAATGATGAGCGGCAGCGTCTCGGACTGATTGCCATGCTGCCCCCTGCTGTGCGCAGCCTGGAAGAACAGGTGGAAAACAGCCGGATCAAAGTGGAAGCCAAGGACTCGGATATTGAGCGCTTTGTCTATATCCGTTCGCTTTTTGATCGCAATGTGACCCTGGCCCATGCCCTGATCAAGAGCGATATCAGCCGTTACATGTCGATTATCTATACCCCGACCGTGGGATATGCCTGTCAGCAGTACTCCTCCATGTTTCGCTCAGCCAATGGGCTCCATTTTCATCCCGGGAATATTGATCAGGCCGAGAATGTGTTGCGTCGATTCCAGCAGCGGGATATCCGGGTTGCTGTGGTGACGGATAACCATGGTATTCTTGGACTCGGTGATCAGGGCGCTGGCGGGATCGCCATCTGCCTGGGTAAGCTGATGCTCTATACCCAGGGGGCAGGCATTGCGCCTTGGCATTGCCTGCCCATCTCGTTGGATGTGGGGACTAATAATGAGGCGTTGCTCAATGATCATGAATATCTGGGCTGGCGGCATAAGCGCATTGCCGGGGATCAGTATATCGATTTTATCCAGCGTTTTGCCCGGGCCTTCCGCAATGTTTTTCCCAGTGCTCTGTGCCAGTGGGAAGATTTTTCCAAGCAGAATGCCTTTGCCATCCGCGATACCTTTCTCCATGATATGATCTCCTTTAACGATGATATCCAAGGGACTGGATCTGTGGCTTTGGCAGCTATTTACACGGCTATGCGGATCAAGCAGGAAAAGCTGTCACAGCAGAAGTTCCTTATTCATGGAGCCGGGGCAGGGGGGATTGGTATTGCAGAGCAGATCATGATTGCTCTGTGCGCGGAGGGCCTGTCAGAAGAGGAGGCACGTCGACAGATCTTTACTTTGGATTCCAAGGGGCTGATCACCACGGATCGCGAGCTGTTGCCCTATAAGCAGAAGTTTGCCCAAGATCCGGCAGCACTGGAGTGGCTCCGGGAAGAAAAAGATGGCGCGCTGGAGAATGTGGTGAAACAGGCAGGGATTACAGTCCTCATTGGTACTTCAGGGCAGCCTGGATGTTTTAGCAAGGAGGTTGTTACGGCACTGCTGGAGCATACAGAGCGTCCGGTGGTTATGCCGCTTTCCAATCCTACCGACCATGCTGAGGCTGTTCCGGCAGATATTTATAACTGGACCAGAGGGCTCGCTTTGGTAGGAACAGGTTCCCCCTTCCCGGATGTACTCTATGAGGGGCGGGCCTTCTTTGTGGCCCAGGCCAATAATGTTTTTATTTTTCCTGGAGTAGGACTCGGCACCTTGATGGCTGGCTCACGGGCTGTACTGCCGGAGTTTTTTACCGCTGCTGCCAGCGCTGTCTCCTCCTGTGTGAGCCTTGATGCCATGCGGGATGGCGCACTTCTTCCTCCTGTGACAGATCTTTCCAAGATAAGCATCAAAGTTGCTCAGGCCGTAGGTGAGGCGGCCATTGCTGCGGGGGTAAGTCGTCCCTGTGCCTTCTCTACGTTCCAGCATAATAACGATCCAGTGCGTTTGCAGAAATTAATCCGTAATTTTCGCTGGCAACCAGCGTATTTGCCTCTGGTTGCCATGTAG
- a CDS encoding vanadium-dependent haloperoxidase: MSTNRRQKAMKVRVSAAELAANRVHPRHVANGDEQKFRRKDGSPSYLASFTKGLPHNHETGLICDPEDFQQFVRGIDSGDPRDFVDTPLGPKGYPCTCTGCACEKTEQVSTAKTDPEQNSSQEDPSQCGCTGERNKEEENCCPCVWKSEKGRYKNKVRAWESQGGGNTFDLEGPDAQAVTMPPAPALGSDELIAEMAEVYAQALLRDVPFTEITDCSGDKVNEIIETLNKLDWINTKCGLTPAEDSRRRKVNPKTGLLDGQTVFRGITPGDEIGPYISQFLLVGNKGLMDAHNPCEGRIAYGSITIDQRVRKVHECDFMTTWNEWFDVQNGADLRGDEQYEKKGKVPTYRFITTPRDLATYVHYDALYEAYLNACLIMLGDKVPFDPGIPFQREDIDDHQQGFAHFGGPHILSLVTEVATRALKAVRFQKFNVHRRMRPEVLAARLTRYNHLKPEKFISELSEEELGKLNSEDVKIMEENEEKFRTSGLDVLELGRMVGADGLKDILTMVGEKNSETNCDDNELNYLLPMAFPEGSPMHPAYGAGHATVAGACVTILKAFFDHSHPLRLAGDDKHAFVPCGDGSYLECVKIENGSLTVEGELNKLASNISIGRDWAGVHYFSDYIESLRMGEQIAIGILEEQKLTYGENFSMTIPLFDGGTIRI, encoded by the coding sequence ATGAGTACAAACAGAAGACAAAAGGCTATGAAGGTCAGAGTTTCCGCAGCAGAACTGGCAGCGAATAGGGTCCACCCACGACATGTGGCAAACGGCGATGAGCAAAAATTTCGCCGAAAGGATGGATCTCCCAGTTATCTCGCCAGCTTTACCAAGGGCCTGCCTCATAACCATGAGACAGGCCTTATTTGTGATCCCGAGGATTTTCAACAATTCGTCCGGGGAATCGACAGCGGAGATCCCCGAGACTTCGTCGACACCCCGCTGGGCCCAAAGGGATACCCCTGTACGTGTACAGGATGTGCCTGCGAAAAGACGGAACAAGTAAGTACGGCCAAGACCGATCCTGAGCAAAATTCCTCCCAGGAAGATCCTTCCCAGTGCGGGTGTACGGGCGAGAGGAATAAGGAGGAAGAGAATTGCTGCCCTTGCGTGTGGAAATCTGAAAAAGGGAGGTACAAAAATAAAGTCCGAGCCTGGGAGAGTCAGGGAGGAGGGAACACCTTTGATCTGGAAGGACCTGATGCACAGGCAGTTACCATGCCTCCAGCTCCGGCCTTGGGCAGTGATGAACTGATCGCAGAAATGGCTGAGGTTTATGCGCAGGCCTTATTGCGGGATGTGCCGTTTACTGAAATCACCGATTGTTCTGGTGACAAGGTTAATGAGATCATTGAGACCCTCAATAAGCTCGATTGGATTAACACAAAATGCGGCCTGACTCCAGCTGAAGATTCCCGTAGAAGAAAAGTGAATCCCAAGACAGGGCTTCTTGACGGACAGACTGTCTTCCGAGGAATCACACCTGGCGATGAAATTGGGCCGTATATTTCCCAATTTCTCCTGGTAGGCAATAAAGGGCTGATGGATGCGCACAATCCTTGTGAGGGACGAATTGCCTATGGATCCATTACCATTGACCAACGGGTACGAAAGGTTCACGAGTGTGATTTCATGACAACCTGGAACGAGTGGTTTGATGTCCAGAATGGAGCTGATTTACGGGGGGATGAGCAATATGAAAAAAAGGGCAAGGTTCCTACATATCGATTCATTACAACCCCGCGCGATCTGGCGACCTATGTCCATTATGATGCCCTGTACGAAGCCTATCTCAACGCCTGCCTGATCATGCTTGGCGACAAGGTTCCCTTTGATCCGGGCATCCCCTTTCAAAGAGAAGATATCGATGATCACCAGCAGGGATTTGCCCATTTCGGCGGACCACATATCCTTTCGCTCGTGACCGAAGTTGCTACCCGTGCCCTCAAGGCTGTGCGCTTCCAGAAATTCAATGTACATCGCCGAATGCGGCCTGAGGTACTAGCCGCAAGGTTGACCCGTTACAACCACCTAAAACCGGAAAAATTTATTTCGGAACTAAGTGAGGAGGAATTGGGAAAACTGAACAGTGAAGACGTCAAGATCATGGAGGAAAATGAAGAAAAGTTTAGAACATCAGGCCTAGATGTTCTTGAGCTAGGAAGAATGGTAGGAGCTGATGGGTTAAAAGATATCCTCACGATGGTAGGAGAAAAAAACAGTGAAACAAACTGTGATGATAACGAGCTTAACTATCTTCTCCCTATGGCCTTTCCCGAAGGCTCTCCCATGCACCCTGCCTACGGTGCAGGACATGCAACTGTTGCCGGGGCCTGCGTAACGATCCTCAAGGCTTTTTTTGATCATAGCCATCCCCTACGCTTAGCCGGAGATGATAAGCATGCCTTTGTCCCCTGCGGTGACGGATCATACTTGGAGTGCGTAAAGATTGAAAATGGCAGTTTAACCGTCGAAGGAGAACTCAACAAACTTGCCTCCAATATCTCTATTGGCCGCGACTGGGCAGGAGTGCATTACTTCTCTGACTACATCGAGTCTCTCCGCATGGGCGAGCAGATTGCCATTGGTATCCTGGAAGAGCAGAAGCTCACCTACGGCGAAAATTTTTCCATGACCATCCCCCTGTTTGACGGCGGCACCATCCGCATCTAA
- a CDS encoding ferritin-like domain-containing protein, with protein MSDSKVWTKKIVQQHAKVAADVELYTIPFYTTVMTSIKDVNSEAYKIIQGILIEEMMHLQLASNLCVALDTTPQFNSPNFHCDIPYLKPGVVLNADMEPLNENSLRVMLAIETPESVLAGNGDSTPNGNDTPQYPYSSIGEMYNALFTGIEKVGPEQFSWNTDDQHQFWVDQGYPQIISTPEEARQAVDAIEAQGEGGHTEQNINDPNQASNSDNFLITPEEYQMNNTAPDGSFHIPIELKKYCHYGRLLHIKNTGIPETYTGTDNPTYKANKELRVKLAMMLGTLNMLWLGDTFMPPGARWGMALQLMRDVGSLARECWENGVVPDWS; from the coding sequence ATGTCCGATTCAAAAGTATGGACCAAGAAAATTGTTCAGCAACACGCAAAGGTAGCAGCTGATGTTGAGTTGTACACCATCCCTTTCTACACCACAGTGATGACCTCAATCAAGGATGTGAACAGCGAGGCCTACAAGATTATTCAGGGCATCCTAATTGAAGAAATGATGCATTTGCAGTTGGCTTCCAATCTTTGCGTTGCTCTGGATACAACACCTCAATTTAACTCTCCCAACTTTCACTGTGACATTCCATATCTGAAGCCGGGCGTTGTTCTTAATGCGGATATGGAACCTCTCAATGAAAACAGCCTTCGGGTCATGCTGGCCATTGAAACCCCGGAAAGCGTCTTGGCCGGAAACGGAGACTCAACCCCGAACGGCAATGATACGCCTCAATATCCCTATAGTTCCATCGGAGAAATGTATAATGCCCTGTTTACGGGCATTGAGAAGGTAGGCCCGGAGCAGTTCAGTTGGAACACTGACGATCAACATCAATTCTGGGTAGACCAGGGATACCCCCAGATTATAAGCACACCTGAGGAGGCAAGACAGGCTGTTGATGCCATTGAGGCCCAAGGTGAGGGAGGGCATACAGAACAGAATATCAACGATCCAAACCAGGCCTCCAATTCTGACAATTTCCTCATTACTCCAGAAGAATATCAAATGAACAATACCGCTCCTGATGGCTCCTTCCACATTCCTATAGAACTGAAGAAATACTGCCATTACGGTCGCCTTCTCCATATCAAGAACACCGGTATCCCAGAAACCTACACAGGGACAGACAACCCTACCTACAAGGCCAATAAAGAATTACGGGTCAAACTGGCAATGATGCTCGGCACGCTCAATATGCTCTGGCTGGGAGACACCTTTATGCCACCAGGTGCCCGCTGGGGCATGGCCCTGCAATTAATGCGAGATGTGGGGTCATTAGCAAGGGAATGCTGGGAGAACGGCGTGGTTCCAGATTGGTCATAA